From the Helicobacter pylori genome, one window contains:
- the ureA gene encoding urease subunit alpha: protein MKLTPKELDKLMLHYAGELARKRKEKGIKLNYVEAVALISAHIMEEARAGKKTAAELMQEGRTLLKPDDVMDGVASMIHEVGIEAMFPDGTKLVTVHTPIEANGKLVPGELFLKNEDITINEGKKAVSVKVKNVGDRPVQIGSHFHFFEVNRCLDFDREKTFGKRLDIASGTAVRFEPGEEKSVELIDIGGNRRIFGFNALVDRQADNESKKIALHRAKERGFHGAKSDDNYVKTIKE, encoded by the coding sequence ATGAAACTCACCCCAAAAGAGTTAGATAAGTTGATGCTCCACTACGCTGGAGAATTAGCTAGGAAACGCAAAGAAAAAGGCATTAAGCTTAACTATGTGGAAGCAGTAGCTTTGATTAGTGCCCATATTATGGAAGAAGCGAGAGCTGGTAAAAAGACTGCGGCTGAATTGATGCAAGAAGGGCGCACTCTTTTAAAACCGGATGATGTGATGGATGGTGTGGCAAGCATGATCCATGAAGTGGGTATTGAAGCGATGTTTCCTGATGGGACCAAACTCGTAACCGTGCATACCCCTATTGAGGCTAATGGTAAATTGGTTCCTGGTGAGTTGTTCTTAAAAAATGAAGACATCACTATCAACGAAGGCAAAAAAGCCGTTAGCGTGAAAGTTAAAAATGTGGGCGACAGACCCGTTCAAATCGGTTCACACTTCCATTTCTTTGAAGTGAATAGATGCCTAGACTTTGACAGAGAAAAAACTTTCGGCAAACGCTTAGACATTGCGAGCGGGACAGCGGTAAGGTTTGAGCCTGGCGAAGAAAAATCCGTAGAATTGATTGACATTGGCGGTAACAGAAGAATCTTTGGATTTAACGCATTGGTTGATAGGCAAGCAGATAACGAAAGCAAAAAAATCGCTTTACACAGAGCTAAAGAGCGTGGTTTTCATGGCGCTAAAAGCGATGACAACTATGTAAAAACAATTAAGGAGTAA
- a CDS encoding urease accessory protein UreD: protein MNTYAQESKLRLKTKIGADGRCVIEDNFFTPPFKLMAPFYPKDDLAEIMLLAVSPGLMKGDAQDMQLHIGQNCKLRITSQSFEKIHNTEDGFASRDMHIVVGENAFLDFAPFPLIPFENAHFKGNTTISLHSGSQLLYSEIIVAGRVARNELFQFNRLHTKISILKDNQPIYYDNTILDPKTTDMTNMCMFDGYTHYLNLVLVNCPIELSGARALIEESEGVDGAVSEIASSHLCLKALAKGSEPLLHLREKIARLVTQTTTQKV from the coding sequence ATGAACACTTACGCTCAAGAATCCAAGCTCAGGTTAAAAACCAAAATAGGGGCTGATGGGCGGTGCGTGATTGAAGACAATTTTTTTACGCCCCCCTTTAAGCTCATGGCGCCCTTTTACCCTAAAGACGATTTAGCTGAAATCATGCTTTTAGCGGTAAGCCCTGGTTTAATGAAAGGCGATGCGCAAGACATGCAATTACATATCGGTCAAAATTGCAAGTTAAGGATCACTTCGCAATCCTTTGAAAAAATCCATAACACTGAAGACGGGTTTGCCAGCAGAGACATGCACATTGTTGTGGGGGAAAACGCTTTTTTAGACTTCGCGCCTTTCCCGTTAATCCCCTTTGAAAACGCGCATTTTAAGGGCAATACCACGATTTCTTTGCACTCTGGCTCTCAATTGCTTTATAGTGAAATCATTGTCGCTGGGCGAGTGGCGCGTAATGAGTTGTTCCAATTCAACCGCTTGCACACTAAAATCTCTATTTTAAAAGATAACCAACCGATCTATTATGATAATACGATTTTAGATCCCAAAACCACCGACATGACAAACATGTGCATGTTTGATGGCTACACGCATTATTTGAATCTGGTGCTTGTCAATTGCCCCATAGAGCTGTCTGGCGCGCGAGCATTGATTGAAGAGAGCGAAGGAGTGGATGGAGCCGTGAGCGAGATTGCTAGTTCTCATTTATGCCTGAAAGCTTTAGCGAAAGGCTCAGAACCCTTGTTGCATTTAAGAGAAAAAATCGCTCGCTTGGTTACGCAAACCACCACGCAAAAGGTTTGA
- the glmM gene encoding phosphoglucosamine mutase — protein sequence MKIFGTDGVRGKAGVKLTPMFVMRLGIAAGLYFKKHSKTNKILIGKDTRKSGYMVENALVSALTSIGYNVIQIGPMPTPAIAFLTEDMRCDAGIMISASHNPFEDNGIKFFNSYGYKLKEEEERAIEEIFHDEELLHSSYKVGESVGSAKRIDDVIGRYIAHLKHSFPKHLNLQNLRIVLDTANGAAYKVAPVVFSELGADVLVINDEPNGCNINEQCGALHPNQLSQEVKKYRADLGFAFDGDADRLVVVDNLGNIVHGDKLLGVLGVYQKSKNALSSQAVVATSMSNLALKEYLKSQDLELKHCAIGDKFVSECMRLNKANFGGEQSGHIIFSDYAKTGDGLVCALQVSALVLESKLVSSVALNPFELYPQSLVNLNIQKKPPLESLKGYSALLKELDQLEIRHLIRYSGTENKLRILLEAKDEKLLESKMQELKEFFEGQLC from the coding sequence ATGAAAATTTTTGGGACTGATGGCGTGAGGGGTAAAGCAGGGGTGAAACTCACCCCCATGTTTGTGATGCGTTTAGGCATTGCTGCCGGATTGTATTTTAAAAAACATTCCAAAACGAATAAAATTTTAATCGGTAAAGACACTAGAAAAAGCGGCTATATGGTAGAAAACGCTTTAGTGAGCGCTCTCACTTCCATAGGCTATAATGTCATTCAAATAGGGCCTATGCCTACCCCTGCGATCGCATTTTTAACCGAAGACATGCGCTGCGATGCGGGCATTATGATAAGCGCGAGCCACAACCCTTTTGAAGACAATGGTATTAAGTTTTTCAATTCTTATGGCTATAAACTCAAAGAAGAAGAAGAAAGAGCGATTGAAGAAATCTTTCATGATGAAGAATTACTGCATTCTAGCTATAAAGTGGGCGAGAGCGTCGGTAGCGCTAAAAGGATAGATGATGTCATAGGGCGCTATATCGCGCATTTGAAGCACTCTTTCCCCAAACATTTGAATTTACAAAATTTAAGGATCGTGCTAGATACCGCTAATGGCGCGGCTTATAAGGTGGCTCCGGTCGTTTTTAGCGAGCTTGGGGCTGATGTGTTAGTGATTAATGATGAGCCTAATGGGTGTAATATTAATGAGCAATGCGGGGCTTTACACCCTAACCAATTGAGCCAGGAAGTGAAAAAATACCGCGCGGATCTGGGCTTTGCTTTTGATGGCGATGCCGACAGGCTAGTGGTGGTGGATAATTTAGGGAATATCGTGCATGGGGATAAGCTTTTAGGGGTGTTAGGGGTTTATCAAAAATCTAAAAACGCCCTTTCTTCTCAAGCGGTTGTCGCTACGAGCATGAGCAATCTAGCCCTTAAAGAATACCTGAAATCCCAAGATTTAGAATTGAAGCATTGCGCGATTGGGGATAAGTTTGTGAGCGAATGCATGCGATTGAACAAAGCCAATTTTGGAGGCGAGCAAAGCGGGCATATCATTTTTAGCGATTACGCTAAAACGGGCGATGGCTTGGTGTGCGCTTTGCAAGTGAGCGCGTTAGTGTTAGAGAGTAAGCTTGTAAGCTCTGTTGCGTTAAACCCCTTTGAACTATACCCCCAAAGCCTAGTGAATTTGAATATCCAAAAAAAGCCCCCTTTAGAAAGCCTGAAAGGTTATAGCGCTCTTTTAAAAGAATTAGACCAACTAGAAATCCGCCATTTGATCCGTTATAGCGGCACTGAAAACAAATTACGAATCCTTTTAGAAGCTAAAGACGAAAAACTTTTAGAATCCAAAATGCAAGAATTGAAAGAATTTTTTGAAGGGCAGTTGTGCTAA
- the ureB gene encoding urease subunit beta translates to MKKISRKEYVSMYGPTTGDKVRLGDTDLIAEVEHDYTIYGEELKFGGGKTLREGMSQSNNPSKEELDLIITNALIVDYTGIYKADIGIKDGKIAGIGKGGNKDMQDGVKNNLSVGPATEALAGEGLIVTAGGIDTHIHFISPQQIPTAFASGVTTMIGGGTGPADGTNATTITPGRRNLKWMLRAAEEYSMNLGFLAKGNTSNDASLADQIEAGAIGFKIHEDWGTTPSAINHALDVADKYDVQVAIHTDTLNEAGCVEDTMAAIAGRTMHTFHTEGAGGGHAPDIIKVAGEHNILPASTNPTIPFTVNTEAEHMDMLMVCHHLDKSIKEDVQFADSRIRPQTIAAEDTLHDMGIFSITSSDSQAMGRVGEVITRTWQTADKNKKEFGRLKEEKGDNDNFRIKRYLSKYTINPAIAHGISEYVGSVEVGKVADLVLWSPAFFGVKPNMIIKGGFIALSQMGDANASIPTPQPVYYREMFAHHGKAKYDANITFVSQAAYDKGIKEELGLERQVLPVKNCRNITKKDMQFNDTTAHIEVNPETYHVFVDGKEVTSKPANKVSLAQLFSIF, encoded by the coding sequence ATGAAAAAGATTAGCAGAAAAGAATATGTTTCTATGTATGGCCCTACTACAGGCGATAAAGTGAGATTGGGCGATACAGATTTGATCGCTGAAGTAGAACATGACTACACCATTTATGGCGAAGAGCTTAAATTCGGTGGCGGTAAAACCCTAAGAGAAGGCATGAGCCAATCCAACAACCCTAGCAAAGAAGAACTGGATTTAATCATCACTAATGCTTTAATCGTGGATTACACCGGTATTTATAAAGCGGATATTGGTATTAAAGATGGCAAAATCGCTGGCATTGGTAAAGGCGGTAACAAAGACATGCAAGATGGCGTTAAAAACAATCTTAGCGTGGGTCCTGCTACTGAAGCGCTAGCCGGTGAAGGCTTGATCGTAACGGCTGGTGGTATTGACACACACATCCACTTCATTTCACCCCAACAAATCCCTACAGCTTTTGCAAGCGGTGTAACAACCATGATTGGTGGCGGAACCGGTCCTGCTGATGGCACTAATGCGACTACTATCACTCCAGGTAGAAGAAATTTAAAATGGATGCTCAGGGCGGCTGAAGAATATTCTATGAACTTAGGTTTCTTGGCTAAAGGTAACACTTCTAACGACGCGAGCTTAGCCGATCAAATTGAAGCCGGTGCGATTGGCTTTAAAATCCACGAAGACTGGGGTACCACTCCTTCTGCAATCAATCATGCGTTAGATGTTGCGGACAAATACGATGTGCAAGTCGCTATCCACACAGACACTTTGAATGAAGCTGGTTGCGTGGAAGACACTATGGCAGCTATTGCCGGACGCACTATGCACACTTTCCACACTGAAGGCGCTGGCGGCGGACACGCTCCTGATATTATTAAAGTGGCCGGTGAACACAACATCCTACCCGCTTCCACTAACCCCACTATCCCTTTCACCGTGAATACAGAAGCCGAACACATGGACATGCTCATGGTGTGCCACCACTTGGATAAAAGCATTAAAGAAGATGTCCAGTTCGCTGATTCAAGGATCCGCCCTCAAACCATTGCGGCTGAAGACACTTTGCATGACATGGGGATTTTCTCAATCACTAGTTCTGACTCTCAAGCGATGGGCCGTGTGGGTGAGGTTATCACTAGAACTTGGCAAACAGCTGATAAAAACAAAAAAGAATTTGGCCGCTTGAAAGAAGAAAAAGGCGATAACGACAACTTCAGGATCAAACGCTACTTGTCTAAATACACCATTAACCCAGCGATCGCTCATGGGATTAGCGAGTATGTAGGTTCAGTAGAAGTGGGCAAAGTGGCTGACTTGGTATTGTGGAGTCCAGCATTCTTTGGCGTGAAACCCAACATGATCATCAAAGGCGGATTCATCGCGTTAAGCCAAATGGGCGATGCGAACGCTTCTATCCCTACCCCACAACCGGTTTATTACAGAGAAATGTTCGCTCACCATGGTAAAGCTAAATACGATGCAAACATCACTTTTGTGTCTCAAGCGGCTTATGACAAAGGCATTAAAGAAGAATTAGGGCTTGAAAGACAAGTGTTGCCGGTTAAAAATTGCAGAAACATCACTAAAAAAGACATGCAATTCAACGACACTACCGCTCACATTGAAGTCAATCCTGAAACTTACCATGTGTTCGTGGATGGCAAAGAAGTCACTTCTAAACCAGCTAATAAAGTGAGCTTGGCTCAACTCTTTAGCATTTTCTAG
- the rpsT gene encoding 30S ribosomal protein S20: MANHKSAEKRIRQTIKRTERNRFYKTKIKNIIKAVREAVAVNDVAKAQERLKIANKELHKFVSKGILKKNTASRKVSRLNASVKKIALA; this comes from the coding sequence ATGGCAAATCATAAGTCCGCAGAAAAGCGAATCAGACAGACCATTAAAAGAACCGAACGCAACAGGTTCTATAAAACTAAAATTAAAAATATCATTAAGGCCGTGCGTGAAGCCGTTGCTGTCAATGATGTGGCAAAAGCTCAAGAGCGTTTGAAAATCGCTAACAAAGAATTGCATAAATTTGTCAGCAAAGGGATTTTAAAGAAAAACACCGCTTCTAGGAAGGTCTCAAGGCTTAACGCTTCAGTGAAAAAAATCGCTCTCGCTTAG
- a CDS encoding urease accessory protein UreF, with the protein MDNKGKSVKSTKKSVGTPPKTPKTDNNAHVDNEFLILQVNDAVFPIGSYTHSFGLETYIQQKKVTNKESALEYLKANLSSQFLYTEMLSLKLTYESALQQDLKKILGIEEIIMLSTSPMELRLANQKLGNRFIKTLQAMNELDMGAFFNAYAQTTKDPTHATSYGVFAASLNMELRKALRHYLYAQTSNMVINCVKSVPLSQNDGQKILLSLQSPFNQLIEKTLELDESHLCAASVQNDIKAMQHESLYSRLYMS; encoded by the coding sequence ATGGATAATAAAGGAAAAAGCGTGAAAAGCACTAAAAAAAGCGTGGGTACGCCCCCAAAAACCCCAAAGACAGACAACAATGCTCATGTGGATAATGAATTTCTGATCTTGCAAGTCAATGATGCGGTGTTCCCTATTGGCTCTTACACGCATTCTTTTGGGCTAGAAACTTACATCCAGCAAAAAAAGGTTACCAATAAAGAAAGTGCTTTAGAGTATTTAAAAGCCAATCTTTCTAGCCAGTTCCTTTACACGGAAATGCTGAGCTTAAAACTAACCTATGAAAGCGCCCTCCAACAGGATTTAAAAAAAATCTTAGGGATTGAAGAAATCATCATGCTATCCACAAGCCCCATGGAATTGCGATTAGCCAATCAAAAGCTAGGCAATCGCTTCATTAAAACCTTACAAGCCATGAACGAATTAGACATGGGCGCATTTTTTAACGCTTACGCTCAAACGACCAAAGATCCCACCCATGCCACTAGCTATGGCGTTTTTGCGGCGAGTTTGAATATGGAATTGAGAAAGGCTTTAAGGCATTATCTTTATGCGCAAACTTCTAACATGGTGATCAACTGCGTTAAAAGCGTCCCCTTATCCCAAAACGATGGGCAAAAAATCTTATTGAGCTTGCAAAGCCCTTTTAACCAGCTCATAGAAAAAACCCTAGAATTAGACGAAAGCCACCTGTGTGCGGCAAGCGTTCAAAACGACATTAAGGCGATGCAGCATGAGAGTTTATACTCGCGCCTTTATATGTCTTGA
- the ureE gene encoding urease accessory protein UreE, whose protein sequence is MIIERLVGNLRDLNPLDFNVDHVDLEWFETRKKIARFKTRQGKDIAIRLKDAPKLGLSQGDILFKEEKEIIAVNILDSEVIHIQAKSVAEVAKICYEIGNRHAALYYGESQFEFKTPFEKPTLALLEKLGVQNRVLSSKLDSKERLTVSMPHSEPNFKVSLASDFKVVMK, encoded by the coding sequence ATGATCATAGAGCGTTTAGTTGGCAATCTAAGGGATTTAAACCCCTTGGATTTCAATGTGGATCATGTGGATTTGGAATGGTTTGAAACGAGGAAAAAAATCGCTCGCTTTAAAACCAGGCAAGGCAAAGACATAGCCATACGCCTTAAAGACGCTCCCAAGTTGGGTCTCTCTCAAGGGGATATTTTATTTAAAGAAGAGAAGGAAATTATCGCCGTTAATATCTTGGATTCTGAAGTCATTCACATCCAAGCTAAGAGCGTGGCAGAAGTAGCGAAAATATGCTACGAAATAGGGAACCGCCATGCGGCTCTATACTATGGCGAGTCTCAATTTGAATTTAAAACACCATTTGAAAAGCCCACGCTAGCGTTATTAGAAAAGCTAGGGGTTCAAAATCGTGTTTTAAGTTCAAAATTGGATTCCAAAGAACGCTTAACCGTGAGCATGCCCCATAGTGAGCCTAATTTTAAGGTCTCACTAGCGAGCGATTTTAAAGTGGTCATGAAATAG
- the ureG gene encoding urease accessory protein UreG: MVKIGVCGPVGSGKTALIEALTRHMSKDYDMAVITNDIYTKEDAEFMCKNSVMPRERIIGVETGGCPHTAIREDASMNLEAVEEMHGRFPNLELLLIESGGDNLSATFNPELADFTIFVIDVAEGDKIPRKGGPGITRSDLLVINKIDLAPYVGADLKVMERDSKKMRGEKPFIFTNIRAKEGLDDVIAWIKRNALLED; this comes from the coding sequence ATGGTAAAAATTGGAGTTTGTGGTCCTGTAGGAAGCGGTAAAACCGCCTTGATTGAAGCTTTAACGCGTCATATGTCAAAGGATTATGACATGGCGGTCATCACTAACGATATTTACACTAAAGAAGACGCAGAGTTTATGTGTAAAAATTCGGTGATGCCACGAGAGAGGATCATTGGCGTAGAAACAGGGGGCTGTCCGCACACCGCTATTAGAGAAGACGCTTCCATGAATTTAGAAGCGGTAGAAGAAATGCATGGCCGTTTCCCTAATTTGGAACTGCTTTTGATTGAAAGCGGAGGCGACAACCTTTCAGCGACTTTCAATCCAGAGCTAGCGGACTTTACGATTTTTGTGATTGATGTGGCTGAGGGCGATAAAATCCCCAGAAAAGGCGGCCCAGGAATCACGCGCTCAGACTTGCTTGTCATCAATAAGATTGACTTAGCCCCCTATGTGGGAGCGGACTTGAAAGTCATGGAAAGGGATTCTAAAAAAATGCGCGGCGAAAAGCCCTTTATTTTTACGAATATCCGCGCTAAAGAAGGCCTAGACGATGTGATCGCATGGATCAAGCGCAACGCTTTATTGGAAGATTGA
- the lspA gene encoding signal peptidase II: MLNATQQSLLVFIGVFFLIFGVDQAIKHAILEGFRYESLVIDIVLVFNKGVAFSLLSFLEGGLKYLQILLILGLFIFLMRQKELFKNHAIEFGMVFGAGVSNVLDRFVHGGVVDYVYYHYGFDFAIFNFADVMIDVGVGVLLLRQFVFKQKQNKIKA, encoded by the coding sequence GTGCTAAACGCCACCCAACAAAGCCTGTTGGTTTTTATAGGGGTTTTTTTCCTTATCTTTGGCGTGGATCAAGCGATTAAACACGCTATTTTAGAGGGGTTTCGCTATGAAAGTTTGGTTATAGATATTGTTTTGGTGTTCAATAAAGGCGTGGCGTTTTCCTTGCTCAGTTTTTTAGAGGGGGGTTTGAAATACTTGCAAATCCTTTTGATTTTAGGGCTTTTTATCTTTTTAATGCGCCAAAAGGAGCTTTTTAAAAACCATGCGATAGAGTTTGGCATGGTGTTTGGCGCTGGGGTTTCTAATGTTTTAGATCGGTTTGTGCATGGGGGCGTGGTGGATTATGTGTATTATCATTATGGGTTTGATTTTGCCATTTTTAATTTCGCTGATGTGATGATAGATGTGGGTGTGGGCGTTTTATTGTTAAGACAATTCGTTTTTAAGCAAAAACAAAACAAAATTAAGGCATAA
- the ureI gene encoding acid-activated urea channel protein UreI: MLGLVLLYVGIVLISNGICGLTKVDPKSTAVMNFFVGGLSIVCNVVVITYSALHPTAPVEGAEDIVQVSHHLTSFYGPATGLLFGFTYLYAAINHTFGLDWRPYSWYSLFVAINTVPAAILSHYSDMLDDHKVLGITEGDWWAIIWLAWGVLWLTAFIENILKIPLGKFTPWLAIIEGILTAWIPAWLLFIQHWV, encoded by the coding sequence ATGCTAGGACTTGTATTGTTATATGTTGGGATTGTTTTAATCAGCAATGGGATTTGCGGATTAACCAAAGTCGATCCTAAAAGCACCGCGGTGATGAACTTTTTTGTGGGCGGACTTTCCATTGTTTGTAATGTGGTGGTCATCACTTATTCCGCGCTCCACCCTACAGCCCCTGTAGAAGGTGCAGAAGATATTGTTCAAGTATCACACCATTTGACCAGTTTCTATGGGCCAGCGACTGGGTTATTGTTTGGTTTTACCTACTTGTATGCCGCTATCAACCACACTTTTGGTTTGGATTGGAGACCCTATTCTTGGTATAGCTTATTCGTAGCGATCAACACTGTTCCTGCTGCGATTTTATCCCATTATAGCGATATGCTTGATGACCACAAAGTGTTAGGCATCACTGAAGGCGATTGGTGGGCAATCATATGGTTGGCTTGGGGTGTTTTGTGGCTTACCGCTTTCATTGAAAACATCTTGAAAATCCCTTTAGGGAAATTCACTCCATGGCTTGCTATCATTGAGGGTATTTTAACCGCTTGGATCCCTGCTTGGTTACTCTTTATCCAACACTGGGTGTGA